Proteins found in one Paralichthys olivaceus isolate ysfri-2021 chromosome 19, ASM2471397v2, whole genome shotgun sequence genomic segment:
- the stxbp6l gene encoding syntaxin binding protein 6 (amisyn), like gives MNIQSAINKEVFIPRDERMLVAVEVWRRKRKRLSLLLSGAKADYATFICVSVTRTRPHQLLITKVKRFSGSSSFTRRSQWTVEQLRQVNGINPKKDSPEFDLVFDNAVDQWVASSSAEKCIFVQILYHACQTYWVGKAGDLGKTGKVGKMGRQGSVSQGTRDEIRAGPSEPSPSSTSRTLQARRKSYIPPKQTEFINCQSKLTRDACTMNLVIYRCKAFLNHMKNKMVANQIRSAGRGQPGQRVKFSTVGNVVQRVNVALGERGERLTRAEDKTVELMQKAQQFADTAHKLSLKYSK, from the exons ATGAACATTCAGTCTGCCATCAACAAAGAGGTCTTCATCCCTCGTGATGAGCGGATGCTGGTGGCAGTGGAGGTGTGGAGGCGGAAAAGGAAGAGACTATCCCTCCTACTGAGTGGAGCCAAAGCAGACTATGCCACATTCATCTGTGTGTCAG TGACTAGGACAAGGccacatcagctcctcattacAAAGGTGAAGCGATTCAGTGgatcctcctccttcaccaggAGGTCCCAGTGGACGGTGGAGCAGCTCCGACAGGTCAATGGCATTAACCCAAAAAAG GACAGCCCTGAGTTTGACCTGGTGTTTGACAATGCTGTGGACCAGTGGGTGGCCAGCTCATCAGCAGAGAAGTGTATCTTTGTCCAGATCCTGTACCATGCCTGCCAGACATACTGGGTGGGAAAAGCAGGTGATCTGGGAAAGACTGGCAAGGTGGGCAAGATGGGCCGCCAGGGGAGTGTCAGTCAGGGCACCCGCGATGAGATCAGAGCTGGTCCTAGTGAACCCTCACCCAGCTCTACATCCAGAACCCTGCAGGCCAGACGGAAAAGCTACATTCCTCCCAAACAGACAGAGTTCATCAACTGCCAGTCCAAACTCACAAGAG ATGCCTGCACCATGAATCTGGTCATCTATCGCTGCAAAGCCTTCTTGAACCATATGAAGAATAAGATGGTTGCAAATCAAATTCGATCAGCAGGTCGAG GTCAGCCTGGGCAGCGTGTCAAATTCAGCACTGTGGGTAATGTAGTCCAGAGGGTGAACGTGGCTCTGGGGGAGCGTGGAGAAAGACTGACTCGTGCTGAGGACAAGACTGTGGAGCTGATGCAAAAAGCTCAGCAGTTTGCAGACACTGCTCACAAG cTGTCCCTGAAGTATTCAAAGTAG